From the Marinobacter sp. es.048 genome, the window TAAATCGGCTGCCCGTAAAGACCAATAATGAGCGTGCAAGCCGCAAGCCCAACCACCGGCACATAGTAGGCCCAATTGTGCGCATCTTTTACCTCGCCGTTGAGCCGGTCGACATCGGTCACATGGTCGGGAACCTTTTTCCAGAACACTTCCGCCCAGATTTTGATCATTGAGTACAGGGTCAGCAAGCCAACCAGCAGAGCGATGGCGGAGATGACATATTCACTGGCTTCCAGGCTTGCTCTCACGACAATGAACTTGGCGAAAAAGCCGGACAAAGGCGGAATACCGGCGAGCGACAGCGCCGGGATCAAAAACAACAGAGCCAGGTAAGGGCGCTGACGGTAAACTCCTCCCAGGTTCTTCAGCTCATAGCTCCCAAGGAGACGGTAGGTAATGCCGCTCACCAGGAACAGATTCGTCTTCACAATGATGTGGTGCATGATGTAGAACACGCCACCAATCAGGGCCAGAGGCGTGAATAGCGCCAGCCCCAGCAGCATGTAGCCGATCTGGCTGACAATGTGGAAAGACAGGATTCGCCGAAATTCGAACTGCGCCGCCGCGCCGAGCACGCCGGTCAGCATTGTCAGGGCTGCGGCCCAGAGTAATATGGTGTGTGTGTAGGCGACATCCTGCGTGAAGATCAGCGTGAATACCCGATAGAGTGCGTAAACCCCTACCTTGGTCAGCAGCCCTGCAAACAGCGCTGAGACGGCGACTTGCGGCGTGTGATAGGAGGCGGGGAGCCAGAAAAACAGGGGGAACGCCGCCGCCTTGATGCCGAACGATACCATGAACATCAGGGAGACCACTGTCACCATGCCCGGGTCTTCCACGCTGTTCAGTTTTTGGGCGATGTCTGCCATGTTCAGGGTGCCCACCATCCCGTAAAGCAGGCCCACGGCGGAGAGAAAAATAGCCGACGAGAACAGGTTCAGGGTCACGTACTTGATGGCGCCTTCCATCTGGGCTCGCTCTCCGCCCAGGGTCAGAAGGGCAAACGATGCGAGCAGCATCACCTCGAACCAGACGAACAGGTTGAATATATCGCCAGTCAGAAAGGCTCCGGCCACGCCGGCAAGCAGCAGGTGCATCAGGGGGTAATAACCGAATTTTTCATGACCTCTCGGTGTTGAGGCCAGCGAATAGATTGCGATGGCAAGGCCGATAATGCCGGTTAGCACTATCATGATGGCGCCAAGAACATCGGACACCAGCACGATGCTGAAGGGCGCAGGCCAACTGCCCATTTCCACCACCAGAAATCCCTGCTCAATGGTTGAGCGCATGAGCCAGATGCCGGCCGCCAGCAACAGCCCGGTGGCAACAACTGCAAGGACCCGCTGAAGATTGATGGATCGCCAGAATGCCAGGGACAGAGCTCCGGCTGTCAGGGGTATCAGGATCGGGAGAACGAGTTCCGGGTTCAAGTATCCGTATCCTTCATCTTGTCCAGGTCATCGGTTCCGACCACGTCGTAGGCACGACGGATCAGAACCACGGCGAACGCCAGGACGCTGAAAGCAATCACAATGGCGGTGAGAATAAGGGCCTGTGGCAGTGGATCGGCCACTGCTCCAACGACTTCACTCGCCCCCTCGGGAATCAGCGGTGGCGCGCCCCGGGTCAAACCCGCGACGACGAAAATCAGAAGGTTGGCCGCGTTGCTCAGAATGATCAGGCCAATGACGAGTTTGACGATAGAGCGGCGCAGCATCATGTATATGCTGGCTGTAAAAAGCAGCCCAACGACATAGGCCATCAAGGTTTCCATAACTGAGCCATCTCCCTGTCAATGAATGCACTGTTCATTCTTCCGACTCCATCAGGCTGATCACAAAGGTCATCAGCGTGCCCAGGACGGCCAGGTACACGCCAATGTCGAAAATCAGAACGGTTGATAGTTTCAGATAGCCCTCACCTGGGAGTGGAACCTCCCACCAGAGAGCGGTAAGCATGGCCTGGCCAGTCCAGAAGGCAGGGATTGTTGAGGCGAGACCGAAGAGCAACCCGGCCGCCAGAATATCCCGCGGGCTGACACGCAGCAGCTTGCGTGTTGATTCAGCGCCAAAGGCGAAGGCATAAAGCACGAAAGCACTTGCCGCCACCAGTCCACCGATAAAACCGCCGCCAGGTTCGTCGTGCCCGCGCAAAAGCAGGAACACCGAAAACATCAGTTGTAGCGGCATAATGGCGAGAGCGGCGGTGTGGAGTATGAGCGTGTTGGTTTTCATGGCTTGTGCTGGTCCTCCGCCCTGAGTTTGACCATCGAGTAAACACCCATCGCCGCAAGGCCCAGAACAAAGATTTCTCCCAGGGTGTCCAGCTGCCTGAAATCCACCAGAATTACATTGACGATGTTTTTGCCGAAGGCCAGGCCATAACTGTTTTCAATGTAATAACTGGAGATACTGTCGAAGTACTGGATATCCAGTACCGCAAGCATCAGCAGGGTCATGATCGCGCCGGCAAAGACAGCCACCGCCAGGTCCCGGAAACGTTCCCAGGGCGATGAGAGGTTGACGAAAGGCGGCAGTTTGAAGAGCACCAGCACCAGTAAGATAACAGTCAGAGTCTCCACCAGGAGCTGCGTGATGCCAAGATCCGGGGCGCTGAAGTGGATAAATATCAGGGCCACGCCAAAACCGAGCACACCGACCGAGGCAACGGAGCCAAGCCGGGACCGGGTGACACTGGCAAACACGGTTGCCGCAACGATAAGAAGAGCGATGCCAAACTCGTAGAAGTAGCCATTGTTGAAATCGAAATCCAGATGAAAACCGTGGCGGGTGAACAGCGTGTAGCCAGTCAGGCCGAAGGTGACCAGAACGAGGATCAGCAGATAGATGCCGAGAACCCCGTTCTGCAGGACTCGGGTTTGCCAGCTTGCAACCTGGGTGATCCCGAGCATGAATCGGAAATACCCCGCCTCAGGGCCAACGCGGCTGGCGGCGGTGTTGACGGCATAAAGCGTCGGATGCAGTCGCTGCCAGGTTACGAAAAGCAGGGAGCCTGCGAGGAGGCTGGCGCCAGACAGCATCAACGGAACATTCACGCCGTGCCACAAGGCGAGGGCCGTCTTTACCCCGCTGCCATAGACGGATGAGACTGTGGCATCCAGCACAAAGGTTGCGGGCAAAAACGGCGCCACGCCAAAAATCAGCGCCAGAAGGGCCAATACGGCCGGGCCAATCAACATGGCGACGGGCGCGTCGTGGGGCTGTTTCGGGGTGGTGTGAACGGGACCGAAAAACGGCTTCAGGAAAACCAGTCCCGCTACGGCCACGACCAGAATCGAAGAAGCGACAGCCGCCGTCAGGAGCCCCCAGGGCCACACCGGCGAGTTGATAACCGACTCGAACATCAATTCCTTGGCAACGAAGCCGAAGAGTGGCGGAAGCCCTGCCAGCGACAATGCAGCCAGCCCGGTAATAACCGCTGTCCTCGGCATGCTGCGCCATAGCCCGCCCATTTTGGTGATGTCTTTGGTGCCGGTTTCGTGGTCCAGCGCACCCGCAAGCATGAACAAGGCGCCCTTATACAGCGAGTGTGCCACCAGAACGCAGACGAAAGCGATGATCGCCTTTTCCGTGCCGACCCCGATGAGCATGGTCAGGGTGCCCAGCGCCATGACCGTGGAGTATGCCAGCACCTTCTTGATGCCGGTGCTACTGAAAGCCAGGTAGGCGCCAGTGAGCATGGTTGCAGCGCCGAAAAACATCAGGGAGTTGCTCCAAAGCGCATCCCCGTCCATGGATGAATTCAGACGCGCCAGCAGATAGACGCCGGCCTTGACCATGGTCGCCGAGTGCAGGTAGGCAGAAACGGGAGTGGGCGCAGCCATGGCATTGGGTAACCAGAAGTGAAATGGTACCTGCGCAGACTTGGTGAAGGCTCCGATGAGTATGCAAACCGCTGCCGCGGTGTAGTAACCATGTTCGTGAATGGCGAGATCGGATGCCAGTATCTCGGAGAACGAATAGCTGCCGGTGATGAAGATCAGGAGAATCAGACCGGCCATCAGTACCAGGCCGCCTCCCGCTGTGACGAAGAGTCCTTGCAGAGCGCATTTCCTGGCTTCTGCATCTTCATGGTTGAAGCCGATCAGCATGTAGGAAGTGATGCTGGTCAGTTCCCAGAACACGAAAAAAGTGATGAGGTTATCGGATAACACCAGCCCCAGCATCGACGCCATGAACGACAGCATGATGACGTAGAATCGGCCGAGATCCTTGTGGCCCTCGAGGTAGGAAGCGGCATAGATCAGGATAAAGGTTCCGATACCGCTGATCAGAAGCGCGAAGACCAGTGCCAGGCCATCAACCATGAAATCCAGCGAGACGCCGAGTCCGGGCATCCACTGGTTACGAATCAGAAGAGTTTCACCACCGCTGACCGCCGGGATCAGGCTGGCAAAGTAGGCCGTGAGCAATGCGGGGAGCAGGGCCAGCACCCAGCCGATGTGTTTGCCTGCCACGCGATAGAGCGCGGGAACCGCCACGGCCAGTAAAAATCCCGAAAGCACAGCCAGTAACATCATGCAAGGGTGCTCCTTTAAGACCCAAGTGAAAACGTCCTGCAGTTAACGGCGGTTTTTATAATCAGTATTTAATACGATTCCTTGGCACAAAAAGTTCTTGGCATTGTTGATTGAATTACTGGTCCCAGGGATGGCCCCGGGTGTTTTCTGTGGTGTTAACCTTCAAATGCATGGCAGCTTTTGCCAGGAAGTTGGCACTCACAGGCGCCGTCATGAACAGAAAGGCCGTGATCAGGAATTCCTCAATACCAATACCCTGTCCAAGTGTGCTGAAGTAGATCACAGAGCTGATCACGATGGCGCCCACTCCAACCGTGGTGGCTTTGGTGGGGCCATGAAGGCGAGTAAAGAAGTCGGGTAGGCGAGCCAGACCAATAGCGCCGATCAGGGTAAATGCGCCGCCGATGATCAAAAGCAGGCAGATGGCGAATTCAGCGTAGGGATTCATCGGGTGTTTCCTCCAGGAGCATTTGTTTGCCGGGTGTGGGCTTACTCAATGACGCTGCCCCGCTTCAGATATTTGGCCATGGCGACGGTGCCAACAAAGCCCATTACAGCAATCAGAAGAGCCGCCTCAAGGTACATGCGTGTTCCGAGTGTGAGGCCGAGCAGAATAATCAAAGCAATGGCATTGATGTAGAGCGTGTCGAGTGCCAGCACTCTATCGGGTGCATCCGGTCCCTTGATCAGACGGTATACATTCAAAAGCGCCGCCACAGTGACCATGGCAATGGTGATGTAGAGGGCGGTAACTATCATTGGAACATCTCCAGCAGAGGCTTCTCGTAGCGGGTTTTGATCGTATTGATAACTGTCTGATCGTCCTCCGCGTCAAGCGCGTGAATCAGTAGCAGCTTGTTGTCATCGCTGACGTCAGCGCTCACGGTGCCTGGCGTCAACGAGATGGTGCTGGCCAGAATTGTGATGGCCAGAGGGTGCTCCAGCTCCAGGGGATAACAGACAAATGCAGGACGTGCCGGCCGCGGGCTGAGGATGAGCCTTGCCACTTCAACACTGGCGATAACAATATCCCAGATAACGCGCAGGAGGTAGGCGGGCACTCTCCAGGCCTTGATGAATGCCGGCGGATCCGGCCAAAAGCCCTGGGTTATCTGCGGTATTGCCCACGCCAGGATCAGGCCCAGTACCGCACTGCCGCCGCTTATTCCGTCACTCAGAAACTGCCAGGTGATAAAAAGGGTAAGGCTTAGCCAGGGCTGGGGAAAACTCAGGCGATCAAGCATCAGCTATCCTCCCTGACCATCTTGGTTTGCAGGATCTCAATATAGGCATCCTTGTTGTGCAACTGTTCTGCCGTGGCATCGGTGTAGCGGGTAATAGGGCCGGCAAGCACAACGATCACCACTGCAAGTGCGGTCAGGGCACCGGCTGCGACAGAAATCCGGCCGTTGAGCGGATCTGGTTTTTCC encodes:
- a CDS encoding putative monovalent cation/H+ antiporter subunit A, with translation MMLLAVLSGFLLAVAVPALYRVAGKHIGWVLALLPALLTAYFASLIPAVSGGETLLIRNQWMPGLGVSLDFMVDGLALVFALLISGIGTFILIYAASYLEGHKDLGRFYVIMLSFMASMLGLVLSDNLITFFVFWELTSITSYMLIGFNHEDAEARKCALQGLFVTAGGGLVLMAGLILLIFITGSYSFSEILASDLAIHEHGYYTAAAVCILIGAFTKSAQVPFHFWLPNAMAAPTPVSAYLHSATMVKAGVYLLARLNSSMDGDALWSNSLMFFGAATMLTGAYLAFSSTGIKKVLAYSTVMALGTLTMLIGVGTEKAIIAFVCVLVAHSLYKGALFMLAGALDHETGTKDITKMGGLWRSMPRTAVITGLAALSLAGLPPLFGFVAKELMFESVINSPVWPWGLLTAAVASSILVVAVAGLVFLKPFFGPVHTTPKQPHDAPVAMLIGPAVLALLALIFGVAPFLPATFVLDATVSSVYGSGVKTALALWHGVNVPLMLSGASLLAGSLLFVTWQRLHPTLYAVNTAASRVGPEAGYFRFMLGITQVASWQTRVLQNGVLGIYLLILVLVTFGLTGYTLFTRHGFHLDFDFNNGYFYEFGIALLIVAATVFASVTRSRLGSVASVGVLGFGVALIFIHFSAPDLGITQLLVETLTVILLVLVLFKLPPFVNLSSPWERFRDLAVAVFAGAIMTLLMLAVLDIQYFDSISSYYIENSYGLAFGKNIVNVILVDFRQLDTLGEIFVLGLAAMGVYSMVKLRAEDQHKP
- a CDS encoding K+/H+ antiporter subunit F, which codes for MIVTALYITIAMVTVAALLNVYRLIKGPDAPDRVLALDTLYINAIALIILLGLTLGTRMYLEAALLIAVMGFVGTVAMAKYLKRGSVIE
- a CDS encoding Na+/H+ antiporter subunit E, which codes for MLDRLSFPQPWLSLTLFITWQFLSDGISGGSAVLGLILAWAIPQITQGFWPDPPAFIKAWRVPAYLLRVIWDIVIASVEVARLILSPRPARPAFVCYPLELEHPLAITILASTISLTPGTVSADVSDDNKLLLIHALDAEDDQTVINTIKTRYEKPLLEMFQ
- a CDS encoding Na+/H+ antiporter subunit D → MNPELVLPILIPLTAGALSLAFWRSINLQRVLAVVATGLLLAAGIWLMRSTIEQGFLVVEMGSWPAPFSIVLVSDVLGAIMIVLTGIIGLAIAIYSLASTPRGHEKFGYYPLMHLLLAGVAGAFLTGDIFNLFVWFEVMLLASFALLTLGGERAQMEGAIKYVTLNLFSSAIFLSAVGLLYGMVGTLNMADIAQKLNSVEDPGMVTVVSLMFMVSFGIKAAAFPLFFWLPASYHTPQVAVSALFAGLLTKVGVYALYRVFTLIFTQDVAYTHTILLWAAALTMLTGVLGAAAQFEFRRILSFHIVSQIGYMLLGLALFTPLALIGGVFYIMHHIIVKTNLFLVSGITYRLLGSYELKNLGGVYRQRPYLALLFLIPALSLAGIPPLSGFFAKFIVVRASLEASEYVISAIALLVGLLTLYSMIKIWAEVFWKKVPDHVTDVDRLNGEVKDAHNWAYYVPVVGLAACTLIIGLYGQPIYVLAETAADQLMNPQLYIEAVLGGMPK
- a CDS encoding Na+/H+ antiporter subunit B is translated as MKTNTLILHTAALAIMPLQLMFSVFLLLRGHDEPGGGFIGGLVAASAFVLYAFAFGAESTRKLLRVSPRDILAAGLLFGLASTIPAFWTGQAMLTALWWEVPLPGEGYLKLSTVLIFDIGVYLAVLGTLMTFVISLMESEE
- a CDS encoding Na+/H+ antiporter subunit C → METLMAYVVGLLFTASIYMMLRRSIVKLVIGLIILSNAANLLIFVVAGLTRGAPPLIPEGASEVVGAVADPLPQALILTAIVIAFSVLAFAVVLIRRAYDVVGTDDLDKMKDTDT
- a CDS encoding Na+/H+ antiporter subunit G, translating into MNPYAEFAICLLLIIGGAFTLIGAIGLARLPDFFTRLHGPTKATTVGVGAIVISSVIYFSTLGQGIGIEEFLITAFLFMTAPVSANFLAKAAMHLKVNTTENTRGHPWDQ